The Lates calcarifer isolate ASB-BC8 linkage group LG6, TLL_Latcal_v3, whole genome shotgun sequence genome includes a region encoding these proteins:
- the LOC108876343 gene encoding uncharacterized protein LOC108876343, which translates to MGEGGVVTGGDGPIAPLNAVVRTERHWEALRAMGLMEGEEGQGDGYSAGPYYGHMTVSPDLYPGNRMMMSPDVYPPNGYLPRSANDHHLGNNYLPSVSYSLDHLDRLDYQGAEMLPYQPNSESCLIGCYNTEEMEPKNFHRQSDYRPPWRSDRPLGYLPLSELDSGLGCGPDSPHHRVPLSEAETDAMSSLPGHTPSSQGSSSSSESLISSEPSDSGFHSVSTGEHRRLHKIHGSHGHRQAHHLRSGHSPREQRGRWDLESIPETTPMTHPGAPQASRCTVGNSTTTTVHFHRAERSPTLPRHRSPPSPSIGCRTEPCQRRALWLEQQQGGAGTIDAPGRSRTITDLSEGQRRRRASHPNMTDPNTLSNKLQNSQHGATSNVLGPRSRASYPSNCQPTSHLSIDRTSLTNQQNMLRNSQGTSRSREDDSLSKSPGSGSSGVSDWRGFQTLGNRTGNPKGSSVPFYSTLGAPQRSPRSPPSPRSRLSNQKSVRNQLLRARAYRLARERSEVTTDEEVRGEGEREGEEEGDDGRLAGRYWSRTERRRHLALSRQHRERRGGGEEQSGGIQGSLSSQTVLELSHMKQNRLRNSKLLDDWTTVEELLTHGTRVESDSQLCPSPLLSVTTV; encoded by the exons ATGGGAGAAGGGGGCGTGGTCACAGGAGGCGACGGTCCCATTGCGCCATTGAATGCAGTGGTCCGAACAGAAAGACACTGGGAGGCCTTGAGAGCCATGGGactgatggagggagaggaaggcCAGGGAGACGGCTACAGTGCAGG GCCCTACTATGGTCACATGACTGTGTCACCTGACCTATACCCCGGCAATCGGATGATGATGTCACCTGATGTCTATCCTCCCAATGGCTACCTGCCCAGATCAGCAAATGACCATCACCTGGGTAACAACTACCTGCCCAGTGTTTCTTACAGCTTAGATCACCTGGACAGACTGGACTACCAG GGTGCAGAAATGTTGCCCTACCAGCCTAACTCAGAAAGCTGTCTGATCGGGTGCTacaacacagaggagatggagcCCAAGAATTTTCACAGACAG TCTGACTATCGTCCTCCTTGGCGGTCTGATCGTCCTCTGGGATACCTTCCCCTCAGTGAGCTTGACAGTGGGCTAGGCTGCGGCCCCGACAGCCCACACCACCGGGTGCCACTCTCCGAAGCCGAGACAGACGCCATGTCATCGTTGCCAGGCCACACCCCTTCCTCCCAaggctcctcctcttcctcagagtCCCTGATCTCCTCTGAACCCAGCGACTCAGGCTTCCACAGTGTCAGCACTGGGGAGCACCGACGGCTGCACAAGATTCACGGAAGCCACGGCCATCGGCAAGCTCATCATCTCCGCTCAGGCCACTCCCCTCGAGAGCAGAGAGGACGCTGGGATTTGGAGTCCATCCCCGAGACAACTCCTATGACTCACCCGGGAGCACCGCAGGCATCCCGTTGCACTGTTGGTAACAGCACGACCACAACAGTTCACttccacagagctgagaggagtCCCACATTACCTCGCCACCGCTCACCGCCCTCCCCCTCCATTG GTTGTCGTACTGAGCCCTGCCAGCGGAGGGCACTTTggttggagcagcagcagggaggagcAGGGACGATAGACGCTCCAGGGCGGAGTCGAACAATAACAGATTTGAGTGAAGGGCAGCGTCGCCGCAGGGCCAGTCACCCCAACATGACAGATCCAAACACTCTGAGCAACAAACTCCAGAACAGCCAGCATGGTGCAACCAGCAATGTGCTGGGGCCGAGGAGCAGGGCCAGTTATCCCAGTAACTGTCAACCCACCAGTCACCTCAGCATAGACAGAACCAGTCTGACCAATCAACAGAACATGCTGAGAAACAGCCAAGGCACCAGTCGGAGCAGGGAGGACGACTCCCTCTCAAAGAGTCCTGGATCTGGCTCCAGTGGAGTTTCAGACTGGCGTGGCTTTCAGACTCTTGGGAATCGCACTGGCAACCCTAAAGGGTCCTCTGTTCCCTTTTACAGCACACTGGGTGCCCCACAACGGAGCCCTCGCTCTCCACCTTCACCCCGCTCCAGACTGTCCAATCAGAAGTCAGTCAGGAATCAGCTGCTCAGAGCCCGAGCTTACCGATTGGCCAGGGAGCGCAGTGAGGTCACAACAGATGAGGAGGTGcgaggagagggggagagagaaggggaggaggaaggggacGACGGCCGATTGGCAGGACGATACTGGAGCCGGACAGAAAGGAGACGTCACCTGGCACTATCAcggcaacacagagagaggaggggaggaggggaggagcaGTCCGGGGGAATCCAGGGATCGCTGTCATCTCAGACGGTGCTGGAGCTGAGCCACATGAAGCAGAACCGACTGAGGAACAGCAAGCTGCTCGATGATTGGACAACAGTGGAGGAGCTGTTAACCCATGGGACACGAGTGGAGAGTGACAGTCAGCTCTGTCCCAGTCCTCTGCTATCGGTCACTACTGTCTGA